The Corallococcus caeni region CCGCCCGGGCGGGAGGGGGAGCTGGTGGTACGGGGCCTGATGCAGCTCGCGCGGCGCTTCCTGCCCTCGGGGTACGTGTGGCCCGCGGTCCAGGCGCGTCACGTCCTGCTGTCCTCCGGACCGCCGCGGGCCACGCACTGGGACATCGACTATCTGCTGGGGCCCATCCGGACCTGGGCGGGCAACCCTACGCTCCATGTCACGGTGCGTGTCCCTTCCTCGTGGGAGGTGGGCAGCAGCCCGGACGCATCCGCGCGTACGCTGCCGGTTGCCACGGGCTGGCGGCTTCGGCACGAGGAAGAGCACGTGGTGGCGGAGCGGAGCCTCACGGCGGCGAGCGCGCCCGAGTGGCTCAACGTCACGCTGACGAAGCCCAGGCCGTGGTGGACTCCGGGCGGTGTGCAGCTGGGCCTGGGAGCGCGGCTCGGGGACGGTTCCCGCTTCATGGCCCGGCTCGGCTACCAGCTCGCCGCGCCCGAGTCCTTCCTGCACTCGCTCTCGGTGGAGACAGACTTTCGCGAACAGGTCGTCCTCACGCCCCTCACGCAGTATGCGACGCCCCAGGTCGCCATCATCCCCAGCTTCGGGCTCGGCCTGGGGATACCGGTGCAGGTGCTCCCTGAAGTCAGGCCGGGACTGCGGCTCCTCGCGGACCTGCACTTCGGTCCGCTGGGGGCCGCGCTCAGCTGGGACCACCATCCAGCGCTGAAGGAGGGCACGGACTCCTTCTCGCGGCTCATCCTCCTGTTCCAGGTAGGGCTGTAAACCGGCAGCCCCTCTTCGTCGAAGCGCTACACCGGCGCGGTCGTGCGTTGTCCCAAGGCGTCATCCCGACGCATTGGCTGGGCCTTTCCATACGTCAGCGAACGCCACACCCACTCCGCGGGGCCGAAGCGGAACCTCGACAGCCACAGGTGGCTCCACACCACTTGAACGGAGAAGACAGTCAGGCAGTACGCCACGCACGCCGCCGGGCCCAGCTTCGTGATGAAGCCCAGTCCGTAGCCGTAGAAGAACAGCACGCTGATGATGGACTGGGACAGGTAGTTCGTCAGCGCCATGCGCCCCACCGGCGCGAGCAGTCCCAGCGCCCGCTGCCAGGTGGCTCGCTGGAAGAGCAGGGTGATGCCGGACACGTAGACGGCCGCGAAGCCCAGTTCGCCCAGGTTGCGCAGCGGCGCCATGGCGAAGGGCACCCAGGTCGGCAGCGTCTCCGGGGTGAAGACCTTCTTCAGCATGAGTTGCTGCAGCACCAGACCGCTGCCGCTGCCAATCACGCCGGCCATGAGCCCCCACCCGAGCAGCCGGCGGAACAACCCCAGGTGCTGGGGCACGTCGTGGAAGATGCGGCGCCGCCCCGCCAGCAGGCCCAGCAGGAACCGGCCAAACACAGGGAGCAGGATGGAGAGCAGCAGCGGGAAGTAGTCGCGGAAGAAGAAGTTCCCGGTCGCCTTCACCGCGTCCAGCCAGCTCCCATTCGTGAAGGCCGCCAGCGTCTGCGCCTTGATGGCCGCGGACTTCTCGTTGGCCGCCTTGAGGAGGGCCGCGCCAGCCTCCGGCGTGTCCGCCATCAACTGCGGGAGCTTGATGATGACCACGCTGATGACGGACCACCCCAGGGCGAACAGCAGGGCGCTGATGAGCAGCGTCCGGTCCGAGCGACGCCGGAACAGGAACAGGCCGAATCCCAGCACCGCGTAGGTGCTGAGGATGTCGCCGTACCAGATGAGGAACAGGTGGGAGAGCCCCATCACCAGCATCACTCCCAGCCGCCGGACATAGAGCGGCGTGATGGAGGTCCCTCGTGCCTCGGCGCGGCCCATCTGCACCGCGAAGCCGAGGCCGAAGAAGAACGAGAAGAGGGTGATGAACTTCCCTGCTACCAGTGTCGAGAACACCTGCCAGACGACAGTGTCGACGAGCGGCGCGTTGTTCATCGCCGTGAGGACCTGCTCTCGCGGCAGGAAAATCCTGCCGCTGAACCACACCATCACATTGGAGATGAACACGCCGCACAGGGCGAAGCCGCGCAGCGTGTCGAGGAGCGCCAGTCGCTCGTTGGAGTCCACGGGACGGGCTTCGGCGCTGGGGTGCGAGGCCTCGGAGGAGACTGGGGTCATATTCGGAAAAGAATGGGCAACGTGAACCCACCTGCCCGTATTCCACGCAAGCGCGTCACGTGAGCGCCGGAGGCGTGGCGCCAACGAAGCCCCGTGTCGCCAGGCCCATGCGGTGGGTGCTCGGTCCTCAGAGCCTGTGGCGCGTTTGCCAGTATGGCGCATCCGGCCAACGCTGCTCGTCGCGATAGAGGCGAAGGGCTTCGCGCCGGTAGGCATCGAAAGCACGCGCAAGACGGGTGCTGTAGGCCGGCAGCGCGGAGGCATCGCCTTGTGCGTCGGCGACAAGCGCGTCCGCGGCGTCGATGCCCGTGCGTAGCGCGAGCGTCAGTCCATGCGCGGCGATGGGGTCGTAGGTGAGCGCGGCGTCGCCGACGGCGACCCAGCCCGGGCCGCACGTCGTCGCGAGGTGGGCACTGCTGGCGTCGACGAACCGCGGGACACCTTCGAGCCTGGCGCCGTGGGCCTCGAGGCGGAGTCGCGTATGCGGCGCGTTGGCGAGGAGCGCGCCAAGCCCGTCCGGCGTGCGCACGCTTG contains the following coding sequences:
- a CDS encoding DUF418 domain-containing protein; this translates as MTPVSSEASHPSAEARPVDSNERLALLDTLRGFALCGVFISNVMVWFSGRIFLPREQVLTAMNNAPLVDTVVWQVFSTLVAGKFITLFSFFFGLGFAVQMGRAEARGTSITPLYVRRLGVMLVMGLSHLFLIWYGDILSTYAVLGFGLFLFRRRSDRTLLISALLFALGWSVISVVIIKLPQLMADTPEAGAALLKAANEKSAAIKAQTLAAFTNGSWLDAVKATGNFFFRDYFPLLLSILLPVFGRFLLGLLAGRRRIFHDVPQHLGLFRRLLGWGLMAGVIGSGSGLVLQQLMLKKVFTPETLPTWVPFAMAPLRNLGELGFAAVYVSGITLLFQRATWQRALGLLAPVGRMALTNYLSQSIISVLFFYGYGLGFITKLGPAACVAYCLTVFSVQVVWSHLWLSRFRFGPAEWVWRSLTYGKAQPMRRDDALGQRTTAPV